The nucleotide window CCTTGGTTACCATTCATTCTGACCAATCAGGATTGTGTACGCAACATTATAGACCTGTCTGCTTTTTATTGCCGTCATAACGTACTGGACATGTGATACAGTCTGACCAATGGCCATCCTCTGTTTTGGCATCACCAAGGTGACAAAAGAACGTAAGGTATAAATGCCGTGGCAGAAATAATGTTTTGCACTTGTTGACTGCGAACTGCGAATCATCACATATCGCAAGTGAACAGCTTTCCCGCCATTTCCACATCTCTAATTTCTAGACGAGATACAAGAATCAACCATGGTAGGTATCATTCCTTTTCCCTCATGCAAGCCTGACCGTGCAACTTTCAACATAATGGCAACTCACACACATCGccttaaaggaaccaaaaccttgccctggggaagtcgtaaagggagtgctcctactgtgagctgcccagcaggttgagggctggattaatcccccataaccacataaattcataaaaggattagatgtctgccagcctgggacaatagcagggacagattaccataataactgtcagagaattcaaacttttttctgtactggtttttctatgaacagtatcaaaccatgcagaatggcccagatatctatcaaaaagtcacataatccaaggaagtttcaatcagataagatcccttggataatcaagacaatgctatctacaactttcagtttgggggaagccaaccttgttcaaattttcaaactttcaaatcgaccctgtcaacgttgtgttagagtgtctaaatggatataaatttccaatgtcttcccaacattagcctaggttgtgtgtctagaaatatgacttgggattttttgcgtcttcttgttgttgtaaccagcatagaatagggctctgtagaacttacatataactgctagccaatgtctcaaactaaattgcaagccagtgttgtcattactttatttcttggctaactgtccttcaagctaacttctttatgtgtagccatacttcaaattcttatatgttatctatagaattcaaacatgacttgaagagtaacttgtacatggtaaaccttctcagccaggcctccactgatgtgcactgtacggctgccaggcgcatactgaaggctatagtttacattatcctgtatttatatagttttactggggtctttaacagCAGCAATTGATATCAGTAACTATGTAACATGTGGTGATATTGTGGGTTATTATGTCATTATCATGTAAGTACTGCTAGTACTGTTTTAGATTTTGATATCATcaatacctgaaaaacagactTCAAGTTGCCTGAGTGTATTTTTCCCTgtttagataaataaatgaatgaaatgaaatggcgtctgtccttagtgctgactTTTTATGATGTCTTCCAAcacaacatacatttgtatcctTCCCtatgtgagtggttcaaaacctacagtgcTATGGCCACATATGGGTCAATTTTCGTATTGaagtcacctgagttagcgccgaatgacAGCTGCTCCAAACCCTTGCGATCTAACCCCACCAATTGTAAGCTcaccgcaattcagcccctggctacTAATAGAAAGTACTCGACCAACCCAATAACCAAAAACAATTCTTCTCCCCCCCAGCGTGAGTGCATCTCCGTCCACGTCGGCCAGGCGGGTTGTCAGATTGGTAATGCCTGCTGGGAGCTGTACTGCCTGGAGCACGGGATCCAGCCTGATGGCCAGATGCCGAGCGACAAGACCCTCGGCGGTGGGGACGACTCCTTCAACACCTTCTTCAGCGAGACCGGGTCCGGGAAACATGTGCCCCGCTGCGTCTTTGTGGATCTGGAGCCCACTGTAGTTGGTAAGCTATAACACTTTCGACTACTAACACTGCAGCATTTTAGTGTAACAGTTACGCCACCAGGTTTCGACACCCCTATATTCTGACAACCTTATGTTCTGACATCCCagcctatgttccgacaccccagCCTATGCTCCGACACCACTATGTTTAgacatccctatgttccgacaccccagcctatgttccgacacccctatattCCGAACCTCATGACAACCGAGCATTCACTCCGCAGTACTTCGCAGAATTTCGTTGCAATTTTCGTTACCTTTTTGATAGTGGTCTTTATTCTGAAGCATGTCCTTATATCGAAATTTTACAACCAAGCTTGGTTAGAATCTTATGGATATGAATTTTTGATGAGATTCCACTGTCCTGTGGGTCCACTTAACAAATTATCCTCTCTCATATACAGTGCAGGCCTTTGTATGAGTAATTTTACAGTCGAATGACCACACACTCATTTACAGTTTCGCTGTAAAAGAATGCAATATGGCAGAATTTTGGATGTTTCAAAGCCCATAAGAAAATTCTGGCTTATCCATTTTTAATCTACTTAGCTAAATTCTCtagcaaaattacaaaattctCTTTTAAACAGTCAGGTGCACAGTTGGCACTGCTCAGGATTCGCACCCTATAATTTAGACCTGTTGACGGTCGGTCTTCAAATAAATTATTCAAGAGACGGCCACAAAATCATCAAGCCCTTGAAAAGGCTAATTTTGCCAGACGAAAATCCACCTTGCAATTTGCATGCAATGGTTGTTACTTAATTGGCATAGCTCATATTGAGAAAAACATATCGGAATTACATGCCATTGGTCATTTGAAAGCAAACGACTGCAGGGAACCCAAGCCATTAAACAATTCACCCATGTGCAATTTTATTGCAGATATGGAAACTAATAAATGAAAGGAATTCAAAGGATATATTACCAAGTTCTACAGTTAATAGTcaatatatacaatgtaacaatatatatatgttaggCAAGCTTCTGTTCAAGCcaagtgtacatgtgtattatgtaATGCTTCTTCTAGTTGTAACTGTTTAATCTGTGGTACATGCTActgacttaattttgcagtaggagggggAAAGGAGCTAGAAAGGTGTTGCTGTTTCTTGCTGGAGTTCTAACTTTGAAGTATAGCGGAAGCACATATTCGTGGTGTCATCATTATTCAGTGAAAAGGACATCGAGAAAAATGccaaaaagaaaatcattgtGGACATACCAAGATTTGCTGCATCATTATTCAGTACATATAGTAGCTGATTTTGCCTCAAATTTTCATCCATCATTTTTCGTCTCTCCTGTAGATGAGGTCCGCACCGGTACATACCGCCAGCTGTTCCACCCTGAGCAGCTCATCACTGGTAAGGAGGACGCCGCAAATAACTACGCCCGCGGCCACTACACCGTCGGCAAGGAGATCATCGACGTGGTTCTGGACCGCATCCGTAAGCTGGCCGATTCCTGTACTGGTCTCCAGGGGTTCCTCATCTTCCACTCCTTTGGCGGTGGCACAGGTTTGTAATGTCTGTTATGTTTAGCTTATGTATGTATTCTTAATTGCTTTTAGACTTCTTTTGATGAAGGCTGCTACTGTATGTGATGTCTTGCAACGACGTAATAAACCATTCGTTCATTCACAGGGTCGGGCTTCACTTCTCTGTTGATGGAACGTTTGTCTACGGACTATGGCAAGAAGTCCAAGCTGGAGTTTGCCATCTACCCTGCCCCTCAGATATCCACCGCCGTCGTCGAACCCTACAACTCCATCCTGACCACCCATACGACGCTGGAGCACTCCGACTGCGCCTTCATGGTCGACAATGAGGCGATTTTCGACATCTGCCGCCGTAACCTGGACATTGATCGTCCCACCTACACCAACCTGAACCGCCTGATTGGTCAAATCGTCTCCTCCATCACTGCATCCCTGCGGTTCGACGGCGCCCTGAACGTGGATCTCACCGAGTTCCAGACCAATCTGGTGCCCTACCCGCGTATCCACTTCCCCCTGGCCACTTTCGCTCCCGTCATCTCGGCAGAGAAGGCCTACCATGAGCAGCTGTCCATTGGCGAGATCACCAACGCCTGCTTCGAGCCAAACAACCAGATGGTGAAGTGCGATCCCCGTCACGGCAAGTACATGGCCTGCTGTCTGCTGTTCAGAGGCGATGTGGTGCCCAAGGATGTCAATGCCGCCATCGCCGCCATCAAAATGAAGCGCACCATCCAGTTCGTTGACTGGTGCCCCACCGGCTTCAAGGTCGGCATCAACTACCAGCCTCCCACCGTGGTGCCTGGTGGAGACCTGGCCAGGGTGCAGCGTGCCGTGTGCATGTTGAGCAACACCACCGCCATCGCCGAGGCCTGGGCCCGGCTGGACCACAAGTTTGACCTGATGTACGCCAAGCGCGCCTTTGTGCACTGGTGAGGGCCTCATGTTTCGGTCAGCAAAATGTATAccgtcaaaactgcccaaaaagACCACTCAGGTCATAGGCAATATCTGGTCTATGTTGTCACTGTAGATAGGATATTCAATGCTTATTTCAATGGTAAaactatccaagggacgtcgcACCATAAAGTGGTCACATTAGTTAGGTGGTCCTTATCTAAAGGTGGTCATATTGGTTAGGTGGACCTACTTTTGAAGACAGGTGAATGATGAAACAGTCTTGTGAGATGACAGCTACACTATGATTTCATTACGAGTTTTTAAAATCTCTCTGAGCAAAATGGCATCCCAAAAAAGTGGAATTTGTCGTTTTAGGGTACATTTGGTAAGTACACaactttcagcaccagggactgcCCCACTCTTAATGTTTTGAAAACCCTTTCATCAGCAATTGCTGCTACTTTATGACCatattgtttgtatttcttGAAGATCTTTCTTGATTTAGTCCCTTGGCTTTTGGACATTTCTAAGGTGCAAATTTATCAAGAagacatcataaaaacagagggctggaaggaaatcatgattttttttactattcACTCTCTAAAACTTAGTATAAAAAGGCATACATCAATACAGTGTTGTATCACAAGGATcaggttttatttcatttttccagtttagccccttttctttttaaattcgaaAACCAATGAATTTCAGTGGTATGGGCTAACCCAGACCCGTTTGTCGTACAGGTACGTGGGTGAGGGGATGGAGGAGGGAGAGTTCTCCGAGGCGCGTGAGGACCTGGCTGCGCTAGAGAAGGACTATGAGGAGGTTGGGATCGACTCCGCATCAGGAGATGAGGAAGAAGAGGGAGACGAGGAGTACTAGGCTTTGGAAcctctaaaaaaaaaaacatgcatgcaGTTATATAAAATACACTTTGGATCTAAAGATTGCCTAGTTATAAGGTTCCTCAACTAGCCTAGGTGCCATCTGATTACTACggaggctcctacactcgctgccTTGAAAATGAGatgcgagtgtaggagcccccgtagtgattggatggcacccaggctagttccTCAACAACCTATTTTGGTTTTCTCTTGTTCATCATCATTAAAATGCTTTAGAAGCAATATGGTTGAACTGAATATTGATTAGAAGCCTATGATAATATCTTACTAATGGTAATTTTTTTGACTATTTGGATGATGTCATTGTATTTTATTGCTCTTTTAATGTTGAGAAGCTAGTTTTTTTCTTATGATCGTGCAATGATATGATGGCTTTTGTAGATTGATATGAAAGAAATTGGCTCATTGTTTATTCTAATTCTTTGCTAGACATGTAAGATGTTATGGAAAACCTTTCTTAACAAAAGACTGGCATCATTACTCCGAGCTGATTTGCTTGTAATGACATCAGAAGTTAGAATGTTTTCCTTGTTCATTGAAATGGAAGATCTGTTGATGGCATGTTTTATTACAATGCACAAAAAGCTGTTGAAAACTTTAACCTAGCATGCTGGTTATTACATAAATTATTATTATATGACTGGTGTAATTTTTGTCTTTATCCATAACAGAATACCAGAAAACATGTAACCGTTGAAGAAGATACAGTAATACCTGCTAATGGGGTCCCTTCCTACCCATTTCTTTACTGTCTATGGAATGATATTCCAGCCTAAGACTTAAGTGTGTTGGATATTGATTTACAATCTTAGTGaccagcagagtttgcagcccGTTGAAGGGAGCAGTAAACCATTAAATTAAGCCATAGTTTAAGACCACACCTTAAATACATATTCAGGGAACATATGTATAAGAATGGGGATATGATGACCAAAATCTATCAGTTCCTGGCTCAAGGACTAGCTCTTGTTATCGCTAAATTTTGGTCTAGTTGAACAGCCTCACATGTATTATAAGTCAgctgtaccaaggaggttacatcTATGATTTAACTATACGTGTATATGATATGACAATAGAAAAATTCATGGCAATTTTTTCCTGTGAAGAACTGCTCCCTACCTTTCTGTGCTCGAAGTGCAGCCAGCAGCTCCTCAGTCTCCAGCAGCAGCCCAGTGTCGTCGGTCAGGCCGGCGCTGTAGTAGTCGCTGATGGAGGCCTCCAGT belongs to Branchiostoma lanceolatum isolate klBraLanc5 chromosome 15, klBraLanc5.hap2, whole genome shotgun sequence and includes:
- the LOC136420746 gene encoding tubulin alpha-1A chain-like produces the protein MRECISVHVGQAGCQIGNACWELYCLEHGIQPDGQMPSDKTLGGGDDSFNTFFSETGSGKHVPRCVFVDLEPTVVDEVRTGTYRQLFHPEQLITGKEDAANNYARGHYTVGKEIIDVVLDRIRKLADSCTGLQGFLIFHSFGGGTGSGFTSLLMERLSTDYGKKSKLEFAIYPAPQISTAVVEPYNSILTTHTTLEHSDCAFMVDNEAIFDICRRNLDIDRPTYTNLNRLIGQIVSSITASLRFDGALNVDLTEFQTNLVPYPRIHFPLATFAPVISAEKAYHEQLSIGEITNACFEPNNQMVKCDPRHGKYMACCLLFRGDVVPKDVNAAIAAIKMKRTIQFVDWCPTGFKVGINYQPPTVVPGGDLARVQRAVCMLSNTTAIAEAWARLDHKFDLMYAKRAFVHWYVGEGMEEGEFSEAREDLAALEKDYEEVGIDSASGDEEEEGDEEY